Genomic segment of Salvia hispanica cultivar TCC Black 2014 chromosome 2, UniMelb_Shisp_WGS_1.0, whole genome shotgun sequence:
GCTCGCGGCAGGGGCTGTGTTTTTCAGAGGTACATTGCTGCTACTCTTGTTCCCGCCAATTGCGGAGTTCACCAAATCACTGAACAGATTGGGGTTCTTACCATTCACAACGCCAACAACGGATGCACTGGAGCTTGGAGGGGCAGGCGAGTTCCAGCTCTTCCCAAAAATGTCTCCCACCATAGACGTCGGGCCCGATTGAGCCGGCAATACGGGCTGATGGGTCCAGGACGACGCCGTATTCGGTTTCGGCTGAGCTGACGAATATGCGTACGCAGTTGACGAATACGACGGCGTTTGGTTCCTCTTATCATTCATAGGCGCCGAACGGCCCGAGCCCAGGCCAAGATCGAAATCGAAGGCGTTTACGCCCGATTTGTTGTTGTTCGATTTCCCGTAGCTCGAATTCATGATTTATTCCGCCTCTACATAAACGATCCAACAATTGAAATGAGATGGTAACTAGATCGAATTTAAACGAAGACTAAATAAATCGATCATACTAAATCAGAAATGGAAAGATAAGGGGAAATAGAAGAACCTAGATGAGATATGATATGTGGATCGATCTGCCTTGAAAGAGGAGATGAAGATTGAGTCGAGCTGACTTAGGCAGTGGGTGGTGCCGCCGGGAGCGGTGGAGCTGTGCTGCGATGATGTTGTGATCGGAGCTTTTCGATTAAAGCTGGAATTTGGGGattcagaaattaaaaaaaaaaaaaagcctcGTTTGGAAATTGGATATTAGAGGGTAGTTAAGGAAATTCGAAAGGACAATGTATGATGTGTCCTCTGtatttttcaaacattttaaactttataatcttcaataaattttactactactcCCTAAAGATAGTCATTAAACATAAGGATAATCATTTACAccattttatgatattttgtctttttctttaaattttttacttttaagatatttttatccattaaattatgttatgaATCATGGGatatctcaattctcaaacGATATTAATCATTATCTGATTTTAGTTTCCATCAATttcctcattttctttttctttttcttctttcttctttcttctttcttctttcttctttcttctttcttctttcatcTTTACCCGTACTTCTCATTATTCATTTCTTCTCTCTTGAGAAGctgtcaaatttaattttggtgacattcttcttctcttgaatagtatatttatgttAGATAATTTGGATTGTgatttataaaactagtaaaaaggtaaaaaaaaattagagtataataaaaaatctcaCATATTTATACTActttacataaatatttaatctaaACAATGGTTAAAATTGCTCTTTAAAGCGTGCCGAAAACTATAGTGTGCCAAAACTCGATTATTGGCCCAATTCgacttcttttttatttatttaaaaatgattcaacCGATAGTCGCATTATATTAATAGAGTAACATAATATGTTTGGTTTACATGCAATGTTTTGTTTATGATTGGCATTGACTAGAAATTCGtggaaattatatattgaaactAATGATCATACATATCAATATTCAATTCATGGTTCCATTTTTGTATTACCAATTTATGAAGGATGCTTCCATAGTTTCTGGCTGATATAATATGGAGAGTAGAATCGAGCGATAATCATTGGCTGCAGTGCCAAAACGTCGTCGCATGCGATTGTATTATGCTTAGATATCAACTCTATTACATTCCAACTCTTTGTATAGTGTTACATAATACTACTAAACcgaaaaatgatttaatatcGTTTCATGTATCATCCGAGTAATATCTATGTATATAATCAACAGACAAAAATATTCACTTGAGGCAAAAAGTTACTAGTaacaaaaattttacaaaatagtaCCAAATGACCTGACGGAAGTAGGACGTCGTAAACCGAATCAACAATTTATGGCTACGGATTTGGTGTCGAATCCGGGAAGAATACGGGTGACCGCAGCCTCGCACGATCTGTTTGCAGTGGCGGGCTCGATTTGGTGGAGTGGAGGCTGCTCTATCTTAAACTGATATACACATTCTTGTTTGAGCTCAAGCCCTTTTACCTTCTTTTCTTTACTATCCAAACCCAACTTCTTCATTTTGTTTCTATGTGGAAGATGAGTTTGTGGGAGTACTCCTTTTATACAAAAGAAGTAGTGTTTAGATAGTTTCAAGTGGAAAAGAGGAGAGGCTAGGAGATAGAGATTCGCCACTAGTTGCTTAATCAGTCACGATTCAAGTATAAGCATTGGAtgctcatttatttttttcagtgGAATATAGCATATAAATCTCATGATATTCATCTTTGTTATTGTGCTTGCTTTCTTTTCACAGTGACACCAACATAACCTAGATGAAAAAGACATGTAGTCCAAGGTGGCCTAATCACTAGAATGATTGAGATTCAAAGACTatggagtagtactacttttatcttccaaaatatttttaataattattggTTAGTGTCAAAAAATCGTTTTGTCCAATGCAtatactaatgtggagttcaGATGTGCATCATCAAACCCTCACAATAATCACAAATTAACACAACGAGTAACATAAATATCATAGACACATATAATTCAATCTACATTTGATACATGAAATCTTCTACTTGGACACCATGCATGAAACCCCTACTTGAACTACATGAACAACTGAACAAGAAAAACCATAAGTACTAATTACTACAAGAAGAAGCAAGCTCAAGCCAGCAAATTCTACTGTTTACAACAACGATGCTCGACAAAATCTAGCACGCCATAGCGACAGACTTCCTCTTGGAGCCTTCCAAGATGGATGATCCATCAACAAACTGCACTGCCTCACAGATGTTGAGCAAATTCTCGCTCCCAAAAGCTGGCTTCACCTGACATATATGAGCCTCATGAGGCTTATACTGATACACGCATTCGAGTCTGATGAGGCTGTCCGAAGCAGCTCTAGCACTAGCCGCCTTCTTCTCTTTCTGCTCGTCCACAAACGGAAAGAACTTCATGTTTTTAGATATGTAACGAggattgatttgtttttgtttaagGGAAAAAGTATGAAGGTTTGCTCCTCTTTTATACAGGATTCAAGTCTTGTTTGAAGTGGAAAGGAATTTAGATTCGCCACTAGCTAGTTGGGAATCATTTTGAGATAACTATTGCTTCCTTGCTTTTATCAATAGAAGAGGTATAAATTCAAGATCCCTTTATTATTTTCTGACATATTCCTTTTGTTAGAAGTTGAAAGTCAGCCCATGTTAAGGTAGATGTCTCTACAaaatttatggtttttttAGGAGTGGATTGCTACATtatgttattgaaatttttattttgtcgaAAATCAGAAAATGTATGTATGAGTAAATACTAGGAGTATTATACGTTTggtatattgaaaatttaatatgaCCAATTTTCAATCCTGATATTGTATCGAAATTTGATATACAGTTATACTAAAATGTGTGATAAGATTAGAAACACGTAGGAGGATTGACATCAAGACGTAGGCTAGAATATGCCACTAGATGTGAGCATCATCAAATCTATTGTGAAAAGTGATAAAAGGTATATATTTTCGAAATAATCGAAAATCTCTATTATTCGACGTTGTCGTCGTCGTCTTCTTCACTTTTGATGTGTATAATGTATATGAATGAAGTGATCACATCCTTGCAATGTTGTATGGAATAAAGGATATGATTCTGGCTAGGCAGCTCACTCTGACATACATATGGAATATGATTCTGTTATCTAAATACATTCATGATCATAGATTCAACACAACAAAACTCATCAAAACACTCACACTAAGTCcaattttcattgtttttacATTTCTGCATCCAAAACTGACATTGGAGGAATCCCCTGCTGATTCCTAAAAACATTAAGAGGATCAATCTTTGTCTTGGCTCTCACAAGCCTATCATAGTTTTTCAAGAAGTACTTCTCTCCCCATGTTCTTGCAACCTCAACAGCATCAGTACTAGTACTGCTCAACATGCCTTCAAAACCAAGGTCAAGATccatgtagttgacataggcCGCCCTCGGCTCAGACGAAACGAAGGGTGTCATCGCGTTGTAGAAGCCCCTTATCCAAGCTATGTAATCTTGGCTCCTCCCATTATCAGCTTCATCCCATTCAACAAGATATTGGATTGTGAAAATGTTGCCTTTTCTATGAGGGAAAGCTATGGACTCATTGCTTATTTTGTGCATGGCTCCACCATAAGGGTCTAGAATCACATACCCCTTTGGCTCTTTTTTCAGAATCTTGATAGCAGATTTGATCCCATTCACCGGAATCGGATCCCTCACGTAGTCCGATTTGGCCTTGAAGTAGTTCTTGCCCTTTAAAAACCGATCTCTTAGACTCGAAATCGAGCTCCCCTTTTCGAGCCCTGAGAAGTAGAGAATGGACTCGATCCAGCTCATCTCCGTGCATTCACCCTCGACGATTTCCAATTCAGGAAATGTCTCATTCATGATCTTGAGAATTTCCTCTTTTGTGCCCAAGTAGAACCCTTTGAATGTAGCAGTGAGCCCTGAGGCTTTTGCCTCAGGGAGAGAGGCCCCCAGGAAGGACGACAGGTAAAACTTGTCGTCCAACCCTGGGGCCACATGCTGCCACCTGTTGACCAGGTCTAACATGCAACCTTCAGATCTTGCCCTATTCACAATAAAACCTGTTACGCGCTCTGGGACTTTAACGAGTCGGATTTTCCACGCGTACACAATGCCCCAGTTCCCTCCCCCGCCCCCACGGATGGCCCAGAACACGTCCTCCCCCATCCCAGCCCGGTCCAACACCCGCCCCTCCGCATCTATCAGGAGCGCGTCCACCACATTATCCGCTGCCAGGCCGAACATCCGCGACAAAAGCCCGAACCCGCCCCCTCCGACGTGGCCCCCTACCCCCACCGTGGGGCAGGACCCCGCGGGAAAACCGAGCGACAGACTCGACCTAGAAATAGCGTAATACGTCTGGCCCAACGTCGCGCCACCTTCCACCCAAGCAACTTCGGCCTCCGAATCCACGGACACGCCAGCGAGATTCATCATATCGATCAACACGAATACCCGGCCGTCCCCTGCCATATACGACGTGCCCTCGTAGCTATGGCCACCGCTCCTCACTCTAATCTCCCATGACCCCAGCCGGCAGCACGCGACGGCGGCCACCAGCTGCTGCCGGCTCTCCGGCATGACGATGGCTGCCGGCTTGGGGACCTCAGCCACTGCGAACCGGAGATTCTGAATGGAGAAATCGAGCAAGCTGAAGTAGGTAGTCGGATCGTTGCCGGAATTTGGGTAGAGAGAGAAGTTAAACACACTGTGATCAACCAAACATGATTGGAGAACTTCTACACTCTCATGACAGTAAGCATGAGCAAGAATCTGCATGAAAATGAACAGAGGAAACAGAATATTTGTCGATAGATTCTTCATTGTGTTTTAGAGGATGCTAATTATGCAGAAATGGAGAAAGTCTGCCGTTTTAAGGCAAAGATTAGAGAATCATTTGGCAATTAGAGGACAAAAGGATGGAGAGATCGATGGAGAAGGCCGGCATTGATTCAGACATGAACATAAACAGAcaaagaatatataatttgagtCTACTTTTTAAAGGATTAATGAACTGAAACCAGACAAATGCATGGAAACAAGGCCGCCTTTGTTTCTTCGTATTCAATCTAgttactactcctactatttcACAGTGAAGAGATGGACACAAAACTCATGCCACCATTTTTATTGCTGTATCATAGTAGAATTTTCTTGAAGATAATTTATCAGTTTTCTGTTTAAACTTTTATGTTTCATATTTGCTTTTATGTTCAAAGTCACTAGTAAAGAATATTCAGCAGCAAGATTTATATTGTGGCATGGAGTGACAAGTCTTGCTCATAATATGAATGTGCAATCTCGATGGCGTAATTAATTTGGGCCTAAATGCAAATtcttaaatagaaatatagaataagaaaaattaaattttttagaacaATTGTacataataaactaatagggctataaattttgttcttaaaatagataatttattagttttaagttaaaaaattaaaacaaaataaaaactcatccaaatacaaatacaatttcacacacaaattCATAAGTcttgaaaaaattaagtactccctccgtcccaaggaagatgacccctttcttgggcggcacgggattttatgcaactttattttgtgtgttaaatggagagagtagagtaagagagaggggataaagtagagataaagggattttcattttaagtaatgagtcatcttggttgggacaaaccaaaaaggaaagtgggtcatctttaatgggacggagggagtactattttttccGGTTTAACCACAAATATACCGAAAGGCGAAATCCGACTAATCTTGTTCAATCAGGTTTGTTGATTAAGGTTGAAAGTCTCCCAGCAAGTGGCGGGAATCCGTGACCTGAAGATCACCACAGCTCCGTCGTGTCAACTGCGCTACGATCCAtcaattacaaattataagtattttaaCAACACTAAATACACTGGATCCAAAACCACAAACCTAACGGTATCGtggaataataaaatcatagcaaattcaacaatcaacaaaataaagcaaaacatactttaataaaataagtttgaaagGCCAAACACCAAGCTCTAATGTAATGAGACGaaaatggttttttttttttcgtcgTCGTCGTCTAGCAAGACTCACTATCATATCATGAAACATAATGATGGCAAAAAAGATTGCTGCGCATAGTTAGTTACAGTATTTTCATAAGTACTTTGTAacaatataagaaaatataaaaagtgacTCATTTTCAGAATCAAATGATTGGATTGACcaatttcatgaattttggCGGGGTTTTTGTGtcaaatatttcttttatttcttgttattGGTATAAGAATTGTTTCATGCTTATTGtctatttctaattttaataaaacactaataatttacttaatattgctgtattttcaatttattaaattactccaatttaattaaataaaacataattatgATATGTTTCCATATATATGGATTATATTCCGTAAATTCATATTCTCATGAACCATAAACTCCTTTTACAACTTTAGTTTCCTTTTAAATGGACCTATGATTTATGTTTTCCTTAATAATTTCGAACAGAATTCTGACATTCTGGGAATTTTTGATACCTAGCTAAAAGTTCATTCAGAAAATATTGAGGAAACTTTTTAAATCCCACATCGATAAATGAAActatgaaagaaaaagtttttaaatcCAAATCAAACGTGGTTAATCCTTATCCAGTTCTATTAATTTCGCCGTAGTTATGTAGAGTACTCCACTTAGGTATATACCATTGGCATTTCCGAACACAAATTGACtttttagaaaacaaaaaaaaaaatattatagtccAGTTCTTGAAATTTATCGAAACCATTAATTCCCAcctttataaaattgattatcAAGAAGTGCGATCTAGGGACTAACAGCTGCTGAAAAATGGCGACAAGGACGTCTGAACTAGTGGGTCGGGTCGACCCGGCTCAGAGCTTTGATGTTGATGCTGTGCTCCGTTATGCGATTGCGAATGTTGATGGGTTCCCTCGGAGTCCTTCAGAATTCACTGTTTCTCaggttttgttttttgctttctttatttttcaaaattaggaACTTGTTTCTACAGGAGTAggaattgatgaattttgattCGTGGAAGAGTTGATTGTACAGGATTGAATTTGTGATCGGCTATAAAGTTttaatcttttgctttttttgttACGAAATAAAGTTGAAGTTGTGCTTGAATTAAGAGTTGATGATACTTTGTAGTTTCTGCATATTAGAGCACCGATTATTGTGGTTTTACTTCAAAAGTTGGGAATTGTTTGAGCTCAGCTGTAATTTAATGGTTGAATTGGCAGAAAGAGAAAGGTCTGTGCTTTGGACAAATTGAGATAGTTCACAAGAAAAGGATAGGGGggatttatcaaatttttatattctctaTTCTTCATGTTTTAAGCTAATAAAAGTGGGAAAATAGTTTTTGGCATAGTAGTCTTTGGTCTCTGTTATGGTtgtgtacatatataataatataaaaccCAAAAGATTAAtccatataaataatttttgcaTTGGAAAGTTGATATGCATAATTGTTTGATGAGGTGAAATGGTTttatatgtgaattatttgtatgCAGAGCTTATTTTGAGTGTACTGATTTCTGCTTTGTATTTCGAGTTCAGTTTGGCCATGGTCAGTCCAATCCTACATTCCTCCTGGAAGTTCACAGcggaaatttgaagaaaaaatatgtgttGAGAAAGAAACCCCCGGGAAAATTGCTTGAATCTGCACATGCTGTTGAAAGAGAGTTTCAggttcttttccttttctcctCTCTCCATTACAGATTGGAATAAGTATTCTAACACCTGGGAAGTTGTTGCTTgcctcaaatatttttaagtgtTTCCTTCCGGCCCTTCTTAATTTAAAGTGTAATTTTGGAACACTGCAGGTGCTACATGCCTTAGGTACTCACACGTTGGTTCCGGTGCCTAAAGTTTTCTGCTTGTGTACTGACCCCAGTGTTATTGGGACAACATTTTACATTATGGAGTATCTGGAAGGACGTATATTTATCGAGCCCATGCTCCCAGTATGATCTTAACACCTCCTGATACCTTCATTCTAGTTATCTTGTAAACTAAGGCAATCTTGTAAGGAAAATCTAATTATCTTGTTACTCATTGTTTAGAACGTAGAACCTACGCAAAGGCGTGCCATATATTATGCTACGGCTAAAGCTTTGGCCTCCCTTCATTCTACTGATGTTGATGCCATCGGTCTGCAAAGCTATGGGAAACCAAAAAATTACTGTAAACGACAGGTAAGCAATTTGTTTCTCCCTAGCAGATGTTCACTCAGCTAGGCAATTATTATTGTCAAATTTGTTGATGACTTTTGTGTGCCGTTTGAACTTTCTTAGGTCGAGAGATGGTCCAGACAGTATCTTGTTTCTACTGGTGCGGGAAAGTCCAACAGAAATCCCAGGATGTTAGAACTCTCTGATTGGTTGTCGCAGCATATTCCTCCTGAAGATTCTTCAGGGGCAGCTGCCGGTTTAGTCCATGGCGACTTTCGCATTGACAATCTTGTCTTCCATCCGACCGAAGTAagtattttacttaattttttttttacatgcTTGATTCTCAATACGATTCAAAGGCCAGTTTTTTCTTGAATCAATTAGATTATTTTGCTCCATTATATCAGGATAGAGTGATCGGTATCCTTGACTGGGAACTATCAACCCTAGGAAATCAAATGTGCGATGTTGCA
This window contains:
- the LOC125206821 gene encoding reticuline oxidase-like, with product MKNLSTNILFPLFIFMQILAHAYCHESVEVLQSCLVDHSVFNFSLYPNSGNDPTTYFSLLDFSIQNLRFAVAEVPKPAAIVMPESRQQLVAAVACCRLGSWEIRVRSGGHSYEGTSYMAGDGRVFVLIDMMNLAGVSVDSEAEVAWVEGGATLGQTYYAISRSSLSLGFPAGSCPTVGVGGHVGGGGFGLLSRMFGLAADNVVDALLIDAEGRVLDRAGMGEDVFWAIRGGGGGNWGIVYAWKIRLVKVPERVTGFIVNRARSEGCMLDLVNRWQHVAPGLDDKFYLSSFLGASLPEAKASGLTATFKGFYLGTKEEILKIMNETFPELEIVEGECTEMSWIESILYFSGLEKGSSISSLRDRFLKGKNYFKAKSDYVRDPIPVNGIKSAIKILKKEPKGYVILDPYGGAMHKISNESIAFPHRKGNIFTIQYLVEWDEADNGRSQDYIAWIRGFYNAMTPFVSSEPRAAYVNYMDLDLGFEGMLSSTSTDAVEVARTWGEKYFLKNYDRLVRAKTKIDPLNVFRNQQGIPPMSVLDAEM